A DNA window from Dunckerocampus dactyliophorus isolate RoL2022-P2 chromosome 17, RoL_Ddac_1.1, whole genome shotgun sequence contains the following coding sequences:
- the jak2a gene encoding tyrosine-protein kinase JAK2a isoform X2 has product MACILLTNMNPSTSCPAPHLVNGLPPDRSPASAGPDPKQDGTFLSVHLYHAGGGEERVLTFPPGEYVAEELCILAAKACGITPLYFNLFGLMRESDGMWFPLNHVFKLHPPASDTLHFRIRYYFPGWYNSGSSSYAHRCGLSKGLDSPVMDDCVMTYQFFQWRSDFLGGRVVIPMGHEAQEECLGMAVLDMMRLAKESGQSPVTIYNDTSYKSFLPSCMRHRIQQYNLLTRKRIRFRFKKFVQQFSECKATVCKLRLKYLMSLEMLLPSLHSERFHVTDLLAHDVTIVVSGNKGIQWSKGKGEGAEEELQTYCDFPEVIDISIKQANKEGSAESRIVTLTRQDNQILELEFESLPAALSFISLVDGYYRLVADAHHYLCREVAPPRLLECIQSHCHGPVSMEFSISTLHRCGNQQGLYMLRRSPRDYHKFFMSFVVGHEAMVDYKHCQIMNTESGEYILNGSKRSFGSLGELLNFYQKEALRTDGYTFQLTKCCPPSPKHKSNLLVCRNNQSPEVLLSPSLHKNISQMVFHKIRKEDLIINESLGQGTFTKIFSSIRKELGDYGEIHQIDVVVKILDKAHRNYSESFFEAASMMSQLSHKHLLLNYGVCVCGDENITVQEYGKFGSLDTYLKKNKSSINIVWKLEVAKQLAWAMHYLEDKNVVHGNVCAKNILVIRREDRKTGSLPFVKLSDPGISITVLPKEVLMERIPWVSPECIQNPHNLSLATDKWSFGTTLWEICSGGDKPLCTLDCCKKMLFYRDRHQLPAPKWTELANLITSCMDYEASHRPSFRAIIRDLNRLFTPDYELLVESDMLPTRTRGFGFPWASESQEPAQFEERHLIFLKQLGKGNFGSVEMCRYDPLQDSTGEVVAVKKLQHSTAEHMRDFEREIEILKSLHHENIVKYKGVCYSAGRKNLRLIMEYLPYGSLRDYLLKNKEYFDSKKLLLYALQICKGMHYLATKRYIHRDLATRNILVESEMRVKIGDFGLTKVLPQDKEYYTVRQPGESPIFWYSPESLTESKFSVASDVWSFGVVLYELFTYCDKGYSPPAVFMEQMGHEKQGQMIVYHLIDLLKQGYRLPMPDKCPQEIRQMMAECWSGEPGRRPTFQMLIRSVETARDNTD; this is encoded by the exons ATGGCCTGTATTCTGCTGACAAACATGAATCCGTCCACTTCCTGTCCCGCTCCGCATCTCGTCAACGGACTCCCCCCGGACCGGAGCCCCGCAAGCGCCGGACCCGACCCCAAGCAGGACGGCACATTCCTGAGCGTCCACCTGTACCACgcgggaggaggagaggagcgtGTCCTCACTTTCCCACCTGGCGAGTATGTGGCGGAGGAGCTCTGCATCCTTGCGGCCAAAGCGTGTG GTATCACTCCCTTGTACTTCAACCTGTTCGGCCTGATGAGGGAAAGTGACGGCATGTGGTTCCCTCTTAATCACGTCTTTAaactgcaccctccagccagcGACACCCTGCACTTCAGGATCAG GTACTACTTTCCTGGCTGGTACAATAGCGGCAGTTCATCATACGCCCACCGCTGTGGTCTTTCCAAGGGCCTGGACAGCCCTGTGATGGACGACTGCGTCATGACCTACCAGTTTTTTCAG TGGCGAAGTGACTTCCTGGGTGGCAGGGTGGTGATCCCAATGGGCCACGAGGCCCAGGAAGAGTGTCTGGGCATGGCGGTGCTGGACATGATGCGTCTCGCCAAAGAGAGCGGCCAATCACCTGTCACCATCTACAATGATACCAG CTACAAGTCCTTCCTGCCGAGCTGCATGCGGCACCGCATCCAACAGTACAACCTCCTGACCCGCAAGCGCATCCGCTTCCGCTTCAAAAAGTTTGTCCAGCAGTTCAGCGAGTGCAAGGCCACGGTGTGCAAGCTCCGCCTCAAGTACCTGATGAGCCTGGAGATGCTGCTGCCGTCGCTCCACTCGGAGCGCTTCCACGTCACCGACCTGTTGGCGCACGACGTCACCATCGTCGTCTCGGGCAACAAGGGCATCCAGTGGTCCAAAGGGAAAGGAGAGGGAGCGGAGGAG GAGCTGCAGACATACTGTGACTTCCCAGAAGTGATCGACATCAGCATCAAACAGGCCAACAAGGAGGGCTCGGCAGAGAGTCGAATAGTCACCCTCACCAGACAAGACAATCAGATCCTG GAACTGGAGTTTGAATCTCTCCCAGCGGCCTTGTCCTTCATATCGTTAGTGGACGGCTATTACCGACTGGTTGCGGACGCGCATCATTACCTGTGCAGGGAGGTGGCCCCGCCCAGGCTTCTGGAGTGCATCCAGAGCCACTGTCACGGCCCCGTGTC GATGGAGTTCAGCATCAGCACGCTGCATCGCTGCGGCAACCAGCAGGGCCTCTACATGCTGCGTCGTAGCCCCAGAGACTACCACAAATTCTTTATGTCCTTTGTGGTGGGG CACGAGGCCATGGTGGACTACAAGCACTGTCAGATCATGAACACAGAGTCCGGAGAGTACATCCTCAACGGCTCCAAGAGAAGCTTCGGCTCACTGGGGGAACTTCTCAACTTCTACCAGAAGGAGGCGCTGCGCACCGACGGCTACACGTTCCAGCTGACCAAGTGCTGCCCGCCCAGCCCCAAAC ACAAATCCAACCTGCTGGTGTGTCGAAATAACCAAAGTCCTGAGGTGCTTCTCTCTCCGTCTCTCCACAAAAACATCAGCCAGATGGTTTTCCACAAGATACGAAAGGAGGACCTCATCATC AATGAGAGTCTTGGCCAGGGAACGTTCACCAAGATCTTCTCCAGCATCAGGAAGGAGCTGGGAGACTACGGAGAGATTCATCAGATCGACGTGGTCGTCAAGATCCTGGACAAGGCCCATCGGAACTACTCCGAG TCGTTCTTCGAAGCCGCAAGCATGATGAGCCAGCTTTCCCACAAGCACTTGCTCCTAAACTACGGCGTTTGTGTCTGTGGAGACGAGA ACATTACGGTTCAAGAGTATGGAAAGTTTGGCTCTCTGGATACGTACCTGAAGAAGAACAAAAGCAGCATCAACATCGTGTGGAAGCTGGAGGTGGCCAAGCAGCTGGCTTGGGCCATGCATTACCTG GAAGACAAGAACGTCGTCCACGGTAACGTGTGTGCCAAAAACATCCTGGTGATCCGAAGGGAGGACCGCAAGACGGGCAGCCTGCCCTTCGTCAAGCTCAGTGACCCCGGCATCAGCATCACCGTACTTCCCAAAGAAG TTCTGATGGAGCGGATCCCGTGGGTGTCCCCTGAATGCATCCAAAACCCGCACAATCTGAGTTTAGCCACGGATAAGTGGAGCTTCGGCACCACCCTCTGGGAGATCTGCAGTGGCGGAGATAAGCCCCTCTGCACCCTCGACTGCTGCAAG AAGATGCTGTTCTACCGGGACAGGCACCAGCTGCCGGCACCCAAATGGACGGAGTTGGCCAACCTAATCACCAGCTGCATGGACTACGAGGCGTCACACCGGCCGTCTTTCCGAGCGATCATCCGAGACCTCAACAGGCTGTTCACGCCAG ACTACGAGCTGCTGGTGGAGAGCGACATGCTGCCCACGCGGACGCGAGGCTTCGGCTTTCCGTGGGCCTCCGAGAGCCAGGAGCCGGCGCAGTTCGAGGAGCGACACCTCATCTTTCTCAAGCAGCTGGGCAAA GGCAACTTCGGCAGCGTGGAGATGTGCCGGTACGACCCCCTGCAGGACAGCACGGGGGAGGTGGTGGCGGTCAAGAAGCTGCAGCACAGCACGGCCGAGCACATGAGGGACTTTGAACGCGAAATCGAGATCCTCAAGTCTCTCCACCACGAGAACATCGTCAAGTACAAAGGGGTGTGCTACAGCGCAG GACGGAAGAACCTGCGCTTGATCATGGAATATCTTCCCTACGGCAGCTTGAGGGACTACCTCCTGAAAAACAAGGAGTACTTTGACTCCAAGAAACTCCTGCTGTATGCTCTACAGATCTGCAAG GGCATGCACTACCTGGCCACAAAGCGCTATATCCACAGAGACCTGGCCACTAGGAACATCCTGGTGGAGAGCGAAATGAGGGTGAAGATAGGCGACTTTGGTTTGACCAAGGTGCTGCCTCAGGACAAGGAGTACTACACTGTGAGGCAGCCCGGAGAGAGCCCCATCTTTTG GTATTCTCCAGAGTCTTTGACCGAGAGCAAGTTCTCCGTGGCCTCGGACGTGTGGAGTTTTGGCGTGGTCCTCTATGAGCTTTTCACCTACTGTGACAAAGGCTACAGCCCACCTGCG GTGTTTATGGAGCAGATGGGACACGAGAAGCAAGGCCAGATGATCGTCTATCACCTGATCGACCTTCTCAAGCAAGGCTATCGCTTGCCCATGCCTGACAAATGTCCCCAGGAG ATCCGGCAGATGATGGCCGAGTGCTGGAGCGGCGAGCCGGGACGGAGGCCCACTTTCCAGATGTTAATCCGCAGCGTGGAGACGGCGCGAGACAACACGGACTAG
- the jak2a gene encoding tyrosine-protein kinase JAK2a isoform X1, whose amino-acid sequence MACILLTNMNPSTSCPAPHLVNGLPPDRSPASAGPDPKQDGTFLSVHLYHAGGGEERVLTFPPGEYVAEELCILAAKACGITPLYFNLFGLMRESDGMWFPLNHVFKLHPPASDTLHFRIRYYFPGWYNSGSSSYAHRCGLSKGLDSPVMDDCVMTYQFFQWRSDFLGGRVVIPMGHEAQEECLGMAVLDMMRLAKESGQSPVTIYNDTSYKSFLPSCMRHRIQQYNLLTRKRIRFRFKKFVQQFSECKATVCKLRLKYLMSLEMLLPSLHSERFHVTDLLAHDVTIVVSGNKGIQWSKGKGEGAEEELQTYCDFPEVIDISIKQANKEGSAESRIVTLTRQDNQILELEFESLPAALSFISLVDGYYRLVADAHHYLCREVAPPRLLECIQSHCHGPVSMEFSISTLHRCGNQQGLYMLRRSPRDYHKFFMSFVVGHEAMVDYKHCQIMNTESGEYILNGSKRSFGSLGELLNFYQKEALRTDGYTFQLTKCCPPSPKHKSNLLVCRNNQSPEVLLSPSLHKNISQMVFHKIRKEDLIINESLGQGTFTKIFSSIRKELGDYGEIHQIDVVVKILDKAHRNYSESFFEAASMMSQLSHKHLLLNYGVCVCGDESKPKSHKRDHIAIVTTLKINCLSDITVQEYGKFGSLDTYLKKNKSSINIVWKLEVAKQLAWAMHYLEDKNVVHGNVCAKNILVIRREDRKTGSLPFVKLSDPGISITVLPKEVLMERIPWVSPECIQNPHNLSLATDKWSFGTTLWEICSGGDKPLCTLDCCKKMLFYRDRHQLPAPKWTELANLITSCMDYEASHRPSFRAIIRDLNRLFTPDYELLVESDMLPTRTRGFGFPWASESQEPAQFEERHLIFLKQLGKGNFGSVEMCRYDPLQDSTGEVVAVKKLQHSTAEHMRDFEREIEILKSLHHENIVKYKGVCYSAGRKNLRLIMEYLPYGSLRDYLLKNKEYFDSKKLLLYALQICKGMHYLATKRYIHRDLATRNILVESEMRVKIGDFGLTKVLPQDKEYYTVRQPGESPIFWYSPESLTESKFSVASDVWSFGVVLYELFTYCDKGYSPPAVFMEQMGHEKQGQMIVYHLIDLLKQGYRLPMPDKCPQEIRQMMAECWSGEPGRRPTFQMLIRSVETARDNTD is encoded by the exons ATGGCCTGTATTCTGCTGACAAACATGAATCCGTCCACTTCCTGTCCCGCTCCGCATCTCGTCAACGGACTCCCCCCGGACCGGAGCCCCGCAAGCGCCGGACCCGACCCCAAGCAGGACGGCACATTCCTGAGCGTCCACCTGTACCACgcgggaggaggagaggagcgtGTCCTCACTTTCCCACCTGGCGAGTATGTGGCGGAGGAGCTCTGCATCCTTGCGGCCAAAGCGTGTG GTATCACTCCCTTGTACTTCAACCTGTTCGGCCTGATGAGGGAAAGTGACGGCATGTGGTTCCCTCTTAATCACGTCTTTAaactgcaccctccagccagcGACACCCTGCACTTCAGGATCAG GTACTACTTTCCTGGCTGGTACAATAGCGGCAGTTCATCATACGCCCACCGCTGTGGTCTTTCCAAGGGCCTGGACAGCCCTGTGATGGACGACTGCGTCATGACCTACCAGTTTTTTCAG TGGCGAAGTGACTTCCTGGGTGGCAGGGTGGTGATCCCAATGGGCCACGAGGCCCAGGAAGAGTGTCTGGGCATGGCGGTGCTGGACATGATGCGTCTCGCCAAAGAGAGCGGCCAATCACCTGTCACCATCTACAATGATACCAG CTACAAGTCCTTCCTGCCGAGCTGCATGCGGCACCGCATCCAACAGTACAACCTCCTGACCCGCAAGCGCATCCGCTTCCGCTTCAAAAAGTTTGTCCAGCAGTTCAGCGAGTGCAAGGCCACGGTGTGCAAGCTCCGCCTCAAGTACCTGATGAGCCTGGAGATGCTGCTGCCGTCGCTCCACTCGGAGCGCTTCCACGTCACCGACCTGTTGGCGCACGACGTCACCATCGTCGTCTCGGGCAACAAGGGCATCCAGTGGTCCAAAGGGAAAGGAGAGGGAGCGGAGGAG GAGCTGCAGACATACTGTGACTTCCCAGAAGTGATCGACATCAGCATCAAACAGGCCAACAAGGAGGGCTCGGCAGAGAGTCGAATAGTCACCCTCACCAGACAAGACAATCAGATCCTG GAACTGGAGTTTGAATCTCTCCCAGCGGCCTTGTCCTTCATATCGTTAGTGGACGGCTATTACCGACTGGTTGCGGACGCGCATCATTACCTGTGCAGGGAGGTGGCCCCGCCCAGGCTTCTGGAGTGCATCCAGAGCCACTGTCACGGCCCCGTGTC GATGGAGTTCAGCATCAGCACGCTGCATCGCTGCGGCAACCAGCAGGGCCTCTACATGCTGCGTCGTAGCCCCAGAGACTACCACAAATTCTTTATGTCCTTTGTGGTGGGG CACGAGGCCATGGTGGACTACAAGCACTGTCAGATCATGAACACAGAGTCCGGAGAGTACATCCTCAACGGCTCCAAGAGAAGCTTCGGCTCACTGGGGGAACTTCTCAACTTCTACCAGAAGGAGGCGCTGCGCACCGACGGCTACACGTTCCAGCTGACCAAGTGCTGCCCGCCCAGCCCCAAAC ACAAATCCAACCTGCTGGTGTGTCGAAATAACCAAAGTCCTGAGGTGCTTCTCTCTCCGTCTCTCCACAAAAACATCAGCCAGATGGTTTTCCACAAGATACGAAAGGAGGACCTCATCATC AATGAGAGTCTTGGCCAGGGAACGTTCACCAAGATCTTCTCCAGCATCAGGAAGGAGCTGGGAGACTACGGAGAGATTCATCAGATCGACGTGGTCGTCAAGATCCTGGACAAGGCCCATCGGAACTACTCCGAG TCGTTCTTCGAAGCCGCAAGCATGATGAGCCAGCTTTCCCACAAGCACTTGCTCCTAAACTACGGCGTTTGTGTCTGTGGAGACGAGAGTAAGCCCAAATCACACAAACGTGACCACATAGCGATTGTTACCACACTCAAGATAAACTGTCTTTCAGACATTACGGTTCAAGAGTATGGAAAGTTTGGCTCTCTGGATACGTACCTGAAGAAGAACAAAAGCAGCATCAACATCGTGTGGAAGCTGGAGGTGGCCAAGCAGCTGGCTTGGGCCATGCATTACCTG GAAGACAAGAACGTCGTCCACGGTAACGTGTGTGCCAAAAACATCCTGGTGATCCGAAGGGAGGACCGCAAGACGGGCAGCCTGCCCTTCGTCAAGCTCAGTGACCCCGGCATCAGCATCACCGTACTTCCCAAAGAAG TTCTGATGGAGCGGATCCCGTGGGTGTCCCCTGAATGCATCCAAAACCCGCACAATCTGAGTTTAGCCACGGATAAGTGGAGCTTCGGCACCACCCTCTGGGAGATCTGCAGTGGCGGAGATAAGCCCCTCTGCACCCTCGACTGCTGCAAG AAGATGCTGTTCTACCGGGACAGGCACCAGCTGCCGGCACCCAAATGGACGGAGTTGGCCAACCTAATCACCAGCTGCATGGACTACGAGGCGTCACACCGGCCGTCTTTCCGAGCGATCATCCGAGACCTCAACAGGCTGTTCACGCCAG ACTACGAGCTGCTGGTGGAGAGCGACATGCTGCCCACGCGGACGCGAGGCTTCGGCTTTCCGTGGGCCTCCGAGAGCCAGGAGCCGGCGCAGTTCGAGGAGCGACACCTCATCTTTCTCAAGCAGCTGGGCAAA GGCAACTTCGGCAGCGTGGAGATGTGCCGGTACGACCCCCTGCAGGACAGCACGGGGGAGGTGGTGGCGGTCAAGAAGCTGCAGCACAGCACGGCCGAGCACATGAGGGACTTTGAACGCGAAATCGAGATCCTCAAGTCTCTCCACCACGAGAACATCGTCAAGTACAAAGGGGTGTGCTACAGCGCAG GACGGAAGAACCTGCGCTTGATCATGGAATATCTTCCCTACGGCAGCTTGAGGGACTACCTCCTGAAAAACAAGGAGTACTTTGACTCCAAGAAACTCCTGCTGTATGCTCTACAGATCTGCAAG GGCATGCACTACCTGGCCACAAAGCGCTATATCCACAGAGACCTGGCCACTAGGAACATCCTGGTGGAGAGCGAAATGAGGGTGAAGATAGGCGACTTTGGTTTGACCAAGGTGCTGCCTCAGGACAAGGAGTACTACACTGTGAGGCAGCCCGGAGAGAGCCCCATCTTTTG GTATTCTCCAGAGTCTTTGACCGAGAGCAAGTTCTCCGTGGCCTCGGACGTGTGGAGTTTTGGCGTGGTCCTCTATGAGCTTTTCACCTACTGTGACAAAGGCTACAGCCCACCTGCG GTGTTTATGGAGCAGATGGGACACGAGAAGCAAGGCCAGATGATCGTCTATCACCTGATCGACCTTCTCAAGCAAGGCTATCGCTTGCCCATGCCTGACAAATGTCCCCAGGAG ATCCGGCAGATGATGGCCGAGTGCTGGAGCGGCGAGCCGGGACGGAGGCCCACTTTCCAGATGTTAATCCGCAGCGTGGAGACGGCGCGAGACAACACGGACTAG
- the jak2a gene encoding tyrosine-protein kinase JAK2a isoform X3 yields the protein MGHEAQEECLGMAVLDMMRLAKESGQSPVTIYNDTSYKSFLPSCMRHRIQQYNLLTRKRIRFRFKKFVQQFSECKATVCKLRLKYLMSLEMLLPSLHSERFHVTDLLAHDVTIVVSGNKGIQWSKGKGEGAEEELQTYCDFPEVIDISIKQANKEGSAESRIVTLTRQDNQILELEFESLPAALSFISLVDGYYRLVADAHHYLCREVAPPRLLECIQSHCHGPVSMEFSISTLHRCGNQQGLYMLRRSPRDYHKFFMSFVVGHEAMVDYKHCQIMNTESGEYILNGSKRSFGSLGELLNFYQKEALRTDGYTFQLTKCCPPSPKHKSNLLVCRNNQSPEVLLSPSLHKNISQMVFHKIRKEDLIINESLGQGTFTKIFSSIRKELGDYGEIHQIDVVVKILDKAHRNYSESFFEAASMMSQLSHKHLLLNYGVCVCGDESKPKSHKRDHIAIVTTLKINCLSDITVQEYGKFGSLDTYLKKNKSSINIVWKLEVAKQLAWAMHYLEDKNVVHGNVCAKNILVIRREDRKTGSLPFVKLSDPGISITVLPKEVLMERIPWVSPECIQNPHNLSLATDKWSFGTTLWEICSGGDKPLCTLDCCKKMLFYRDRHQLPAPKWTELANLITSCMDYEASHRPSFRAIIRDLNRLFTPDYELLVESDMLPTRTRGFGFPWASESQEPAQFEERHLIFLKQLGKGNFGSVEMCRYDPLQDSTGEVVAVKKLQHSTAEHMRDFEREIEILKSLHHENIVKYKGVCYSAGRKNLRLIMEYLPYGSLRDYLLKNKEYFDSKKLLLYALQICKGMHYLATKRYIHRDLATRNILVESEMRVKIGDFGLTKVLPQDKEYYTVRQPGESPIFWYSPESLTESKFSVASDVWSFGVVLYELFTYCDKGYSPPAVFMEQMGHEKQGQMIVYHLIDLLKQGYRLPMPDKCPQEIRQMMAECWSGEPGRRPTFQMLIRSVETARDNTD from the exons ATGGGCCACGAGGCCCAGGAAGAGTGTCTGGGCATGGCGGTGCTGGACATGATGCGTCTCGCCAAAGAGAGCGGCCAATCACCTGTCACCATCTACAATGATACCAG CTACAAGTCCTTCCTGCCGAGCTGCATGCGGCACCGCATCCAACAGTACAACCTCCTGACCCGCAAGCGCATCCGCTTCCGCTTCAAAAAGTTTGTCCAGCAGTTCAGCGAGTGCAAGGCCACGGTGTGCAAGCTCCGCCTCAAGTACCTGATGAGCCTGGAGATGCTGCTGCCGTCGCTCCACTCGGAGCGCTTCCACGTCACCGACCTGTTGGCGCACGACGTCACCATCGTCGTCTCGGGCAACAAGGGCATCCAGTGGTCCAAAGGGAAAGGAGAGGGAGCGGAGGAG GAGCTGCAGACATACTGTGACTTCCCAGAAGTGATCGACATCAGCATCAAACAGGCCAACAAGGAGGGCTCGGCAGAGAGTCGAATAGTCACCCTCACCAGACAAGACAATCAGATCCTG GAACTGGAGTTTGAATCTCTCCCAGCGGCCTTGTCCTTCATATCGTTAGTGGACGGCTATTACCGACTGGTTGCGGACGCGCATCATTACCTGTGCAGGGAGGTGGCCCCGCCCAGGCTTCTGGAGTGCATCCAGAGCCACTGTCACGGCCCCGTGTC GATGGAGTTCAGCATCAGCACGCTGCATCGCTGCGGCAACCAGCAGGGCCTCTACATGCTGCGTCGTAGCCCCAGAGACTACCACAAATTCTTTATGTCCTTTGTGGTGGGG CACGAGGCCATGGTGGACTACAAGCACTGTCAGATCATGAACACAGAGTCCGGAGAGTACATCCTCAACGGCTCCAAGAGAAGCTTCGGCTCACTGGGGGAACTTCTCAACTTCTACCAGAAGGAGGCGCTGCGCACCGACGGCTACACGTTCCAGCTGACCAAGTGCTGCCCGCCCAGCCCCAAAC ACAAATCCAACCTGCTGGTGTGTCGAAATAACCAAAGTCCTGAGGTGCTTCTCTCTCCGTCTCTCCACAAAAACATCAGCCAGATGGTTTTCCACAAGATACGAAAGGAGGACCTCATCATC AATGAGAGTCTTGGCCAGGGAACGTTCACCAAGATCTTCTCCAGCATCAGGAAGGAGCTGGGAGACTACGGAGAGATTCATCAGATCGACGTGGTCGTCAAGATCCTGGACAAGGCCCATCGGAACTACTCCGAG TCGTTCTTCGAAGCCGCAAGCATGATGAGCCAGCTTTCCCACAAGCACTTGCTCCTAAACTACGGCGTTTGTGTCTGTGGAGACGAGAGTAAGCCCAAATCACACAAACGTGACCACATAGCGATTGTTACCACACTCAAGATAAACTGTCTTTCAGACATTACGGTTCAAGAGTATGGAAAGTTTGGCTCTCTGGATACGTACCTGAAGAAGAACAAAAGCAGCATCAACATCGTGTGGAAGCTGGAGGTGGCCAAGCAGCTGGCTTGGGCCATGCATTACCTG GAAGACAAGAACGTCGTCCACGGTAACGTGTGTGCCAAAAACATCCTGGTGATCCGAAGGGAGGACCGCAAGACGGGCAGCCTGCCCTTCGTCAAGCTCAGTGACCCCGGCATCAGCATCACCGTACTTCCCAAAGAAG TTCTGATGGAGCGGATCCCGTGGGTGTCCCCTGAATGCATCCAAAACCCGCACAATCTGAGTTTAGCCACGGATAAGTGGAGCTTCGGCACCACCCTCTGGGAGATCTGCAGTGGCGGAGATAAGCCCCTCTGCACCCTCGACTGCTGCAAG AAGATGCTGTTCTACCGGGACAGGCACCAGCTGCCGGCACCCAAATGGACGGAGTTGGCCAACCTAATCACCAGCTGCATGGACTACGAGGCGTCACACCGGCCGTCTTTCCGAGCGATCATCCGAGACCTCAACAGGCTGTTCACGCCAG ACTACGAGCTGCTGGTGGAGAGCGACATGCTGCCCACGCGGACGCGAGGCTTCGGCTTTCCGTGGGCCTCCGAGAGCCAGGAGCCGGCGCAGTTCGAGGAGCGACACCTCATCTTTCTCAAGCAGCTGGGCAAA GGCAACTTCGGCAGCGTGGAGATGTGCCGGTACGACCCCCTGCAGGACAGCACGGGGGAGGTGGTGGCGGTCAAGAAGCTGCAGCACAGCACGGCCGAGCACATGAGGGACTTTGAACGCGAAATCGAGATCCTCAAGTCTCTCCACCACGAGAACATCGTCAAGTACAAAGGGGTGTGCTACAGCGCAG GACGGAAGAACCTGCGCTTGATCATGGAATATCTTCCCTACGGCAGCTTGAGGGACTACCTCCTGAAAAACAAGGAGTACTTTGACTCCAAGAAACTCCTGCTGTATGCTCTACAGATCTGCAAG GGCATGCACTACCTGGCCACAAAGCGCTATATCCACAGAGACCTGGCCACTAGGAACATCCTGGTGGAGAGCGAAATGAGGGTGAAGATAGGCGACTTTGGTTTGACCAAGGTGCTGCCTCAGGACAAGGAGTACTACACTGTGAGGCAGCCCGGAGAGAGCCCCATCTTTTG GTATTCTCCAGAGTCTTTGACCGAGAGCAAGTTCTCCGTGGCCTCGGACGTGTGGAGTTTTGGCGTGGTCCTCTATGAGCTTTTCACCTACTGTGACAAAGGCTACAGCCCACCTGCG GTGTTTATGGAGCAGATGGGACACGAGAAGCAAGGCCAGATGATCGTCTATCACCTGATCGACCTTCTCAAGCAAGGCTATCGCTTGCCCATGCCTGACAAATGTCCCCAGGAG ATCCGGCAGATGATGGCCGAGTGCTGGAGCGGCGAGCCGGGACGGAGGCCCACTTTCCAGATGTTAATCCGCAGCGTGGAGACGGCGCGAGACAACACGGACTAG